One Mycoplasmopsis bovigenitalium genomic window, TGTAAAAGGTTTTTTTGTTTTGTTAAATTTAGCCATTATTATCTCCTAATTTAAATCATCATCTAATGATTCAAACACAAAATTGTGTTTAACATTATTTTGATTATTGTCTTCAAAATCACTTTGAGCTGGCGATTGAGATCCTGCAAATTTATGTGTTTCATCAGTGAATTTACGTTCAGAATTAGCAAAGCTTGAACGTTGTTCTCTTTGTTGTTTCGATTCCAAAGCAGAAACATTATCAACAGTTACTTCGTAAGTTCTAATTACTTCGCCAGAAGCATTTTTATATGAACCTGTTGTAAATAAACCCTCGATTGAAACTAGAGCACCTTTACTTAAGTATCTTGCCATAAAATCTGAATTATTTCTTCATGCAACAAGTGGGATAAAATCAGTAATTGGTTCAGTTGAACTAACTCTTCTATTCACCGCTATTGTAGCACGGCAATAATTCACGCCACTTGGTGTTGTAAACGATCTAATATCAGATGCAATTCTTCCCACTAATAAAACTTTATTCATTTAATCTCCCTCAAATTAATTATTCAGCTTTTCTTTTAGGTTTGTCATTTTGAACAAATTGTTTTTTTGAACGGTTTTTTCTTTCTTTACCGTAACCTTTTTCTGTATCTAAATTAATTACTAATTGTCTTCAAATTTCTTTAGAAATGTTTGAACGACGAACAAATTCTGCCACCAATGATGCTTCACCATTCAACTGAATTAATAAGTAAATTCCTTGTGTTGAATGTTTAATTGGGTAAGCAAGAGTAGTATTTTCTAGCTTTTCAGCTTTTGTGATGTTTTCTTTTCCAAAAACACTTTCCACTAATTCAAAACCGATTTCTGGGTTTGCTTTAGGATCAAGAATCATCATAATTTCATATTTATTCATTTCAATCCTCCTTATGGACTTCTGGGTCTAACGACCAAGGAGTAATATATTTACTCAATGGGAATTATATACAAATAATTAATTTAAATAAATATTATTTAAAAAGAACTTATATGATATTTTTATTCAAAAAATTTATTGAAATATTTGAGCATTTTTCTATTTTTATTACCAAATGTGGTAAATTTTTTATTATGAATAAATTAGTCATAGTCGAATCTCCAAACAAGGTAGCCACAATACAAAAATATTTAGGAAGTGAATATCAAGTTTTAGCATCTGTTGGGCACATTGCTAAACTTTCAACAAAAAACGCTTCACCATCAATAAAAATGGGTATTGATTTCGAAAATTGAGAACCCATTTATTTATTAGACTCAACTAAAAAGTCAATAATAAAAAAATTACGTGATGCCGCAAAAAATGCTGATCAAGTTTTAATTGCAACTGACCCCGATCGTGAAGGAGAAGCAATCGGCGATCATTTAGTTAAATTTCTAAAATGCGAAAATAAGTATGTTCGAATTAAATATAACGAAATTACAAAAGACTCAATTTTAAAAGCAATATCCAATCCAACTAAATTGGATATTGATCTAATAAATGCTCAAAAGGCACGTAGAATGCTGGATAGAATTATTGGTTTTAAATTAAGTGGATTAATTAAACAAAAACTATCAAACTCACCAACCAAGCCGTCTGCTGGCAGGGTTCAATCAATAGCGTTAAAATTGGTTGTTGATAGAGAAAAATTAATTGAAAAATTTGTTCCCGTTTTCTACCATAAAGCGTTTGCAAATTTTGGTAATAATTTTGAAGCAACTTATCATAACGATGCAAATGAATCGGGGCAAAAAGATTGAATTTTCCCACATGAAAAAGCTGATATAGAAAAAATAATTTTTAACGAAAATAAACATTTTATATTGGAATCGGTAAAAGAAACTAAAAAAACATTATCAGCATTGACACCCCTTAAGCAAGCAGTGTTATATAAAAAATCACCATTCTCAGCTTCATCAACTCAAATGGCTGCCCAAAATCTTTATGAAGGTTATGGAGATGGTGGTTTAATAAGTTACCCTCGTACAGATTCAACTAGATTAAGTCAGTACTTTATTGATAATGCACGAAAATATATTGCTCAAAAATATGGACAAGAATATGTTTCAAGTGAAATCAAAGGTTTTTCTGGTGACCAAGATGCGCACGAGGCTATCAGACCAACAGATGTTTCACTAACTCCAGATATGGCAAAAAATAAATACAATTTAAATAATTATGACTATCAAGTTTACAAAATAATCTATGAACACACATTGCAATGTTTAATAAATTCTCCTATAAGATTGAGTAAGTTATACATATTCAACAAAGATTCTTTAAAATTTAGATATTCAACAAGTAAAATTCTTTTTGACGGATACTATGTAGTAAAAGGTGAAAAAGAAGAAGTTGCCGATTTGAATTATAAAATAGGTGAATTGGTAAAAGTTAATCATTTTAAAATAACAGACCATCAAACAAATCCGCCATCTAGATATAGTGAAGGGTCATTAATTGAGGCACTAGATAATATTAAAGTTGGCCGCCCATCAACATTTGCATCAACAGTTAAAATTATTTTAGAAAGATGCTATGTTGAAAATTTAAATAGTTCATTGCACCCTACTGAATTTGGTAGATTAGTTCTTGAAAAATTAATAACTTCATTCCCAGACATAATTGAAGAAGGTTATACAGCAAAAGTTGAGGAAGAACTAGACTTAATTTCACAAGGTAGTGTTTCATTGCAACCTGTTATGAGTGATTTTTGAAACAAATTTAATAAAGTTTACCTTGAAGCACAAGCAACAATGGAATTAACTCAAATTCAAAAAGAATTTTTAGATGAACCTTGTGAAAAAGATGGTGCAAAAATGATAGTTAGATACAACAAAAAAAGCGGTTTAAAATTCGCTGGCTGTGAAAATTTCCCAAAATGTAGAAATACCAAAAGTATTTAATGCATAGGCAACTATGCATTTTTATATCTTATTAAATATTAAAATTAATATATACTTTAATTATATATATTTATGTAGAAAGATTGTCAATGAAATTTTTTAATTACATAGAATATTTATTAAAAAACATATTAATAAATTTTTGCCTAATATTAATTTCAATATTTCTAATTCATTTCGCACTAGGTTTTAACCTAGTTCAAAATTTTCGTATTGAATATAGTTTCGAATATATTGGTAAAATATTAATATTTAATTATGGTAATGTAAAATTAAATTCACAAATTAGTGTTTCTGCAATATTTAATCCATATTTTTACACAACTTTTGCCATATTGCTAACTGTGTTAATATTAAGTCTTGTAATAGGTTTTGTTATTGCCTATAATTTAGCAAAATCAAACAATAAAGTGTTCAAAACATTAAATGCCACACTAACATTTTTAAGTGCACTGCCAATTTTCATTATTGCACCTTTGTTAGTCATAATTAATAAATTTTTATTTCTGCCTTCTGTTTACATTGACACTTTTTATGGCAATTTATTTAATACTATTTTATCTTTATTAACTCCAATTTTAATGCTTTGCTTACTTGTTTTGCCTTTAATTATTTCAATAAATTATCCAATCATTTACGATATTGTCAAGAGTGAATATTATTTGTGAGCTAAAGCAAATGGATTAAGCTATAAAAAAATATTTTGAACAATTCTAATTAGAAATTGATTGTCAAAATTCATTGAAAAAATTGTATTAATTTACTCATACTTGTTAACACTAATATTAGTTATTGAAAGATTTTTCTATATACCAGGTCAGTCATTTATATTCCAATATTTAAAGCAAGAAAAATACTTTAATTTGCTAATGTATTCAATTTTGTTAAATATAGTTAGCATAATTACAATTAAATCTGCAAGTGAATTGGTAATATTTATATTTGATATTAACAAAAAGCAAAGAAATATTTATTTAAGGAGGTCAAAATGGATAAAAAATTATTCAAAATAGCCTCAAAAAAACAACCCCTTGCTCAATTAACACAGATAAAATCTTCTGCAAAACGTTATTGACAAAGGGTTTTTACTAATAAGTGAATGATAGTTGCAATAGTAATTTTAGTATTGCTTTTTGTTTTACTTATTGTTTCTAAACTTTTTTACTCACAAAGTTACAACCAAAGCATCAATGATGCATATAGTATAAACTATGAATTACCATCATCTTTAGTCCCTTTTAAGTCTATTACGCTTCCCGAAGGTGAAGAGTTAAATGTTTTTACAGAGTTAAAACAAAAATACCCAAATTACATTGAAATTAGCAAAATAAATAATCAAAACTATGACTCAAATTCTTATTTAGTTTTATTCAATGCATATGGAATTTTGAACGATAATTCCCTTCATTTATTAGGAACTAATTCAAGTGGTATTGATATCTATGCAAGGCTAATAAAAGTTCTATTTGATTCATTTATAATTTGTTTTTTCTCAATATTATTTGCTTTACTTTTTTCAATGATTTTTGCACCTATTTCAGCAATATATTTGCAGAAAGATTTGTCCAAATCAATTGAAAAATGAATATCTATATTCGCTTTATTGCCCTATTTATTATTTGCATTAATAATTAATTTAACAATGAAATTTAGCATATTAAATTTCATAATATCTTATAGCATTTTGTCATCTTTATTTATGTATATAAATGCTTATCAAATTTCATGTGAAATATTAAAAAATGAATATATAAACGTTGATAAATCTCTTGGATTTAGTAAGTGAAATATATTCACAAAAGATTTAATGAAACCAGTATTTTTTAGTCAACTTATTTTTGCAATAGAGCAAATATCATTAATGTTTATTTCATACTCAGCATTAGCAATATTTAATATCGATAATACTAATATTTCACTAGGTTTGATATTAAATGAATCATTACAACTGTTTGATAAAAATCCAAGCTATCTTTTAACAATATTTGTATACATATCTGCAACAATTTACGCTCTAAAAACAATATCATATTCGTTAAGCGCGGCATACACAAACATAAGGGGGCAAAATGTTTAAAAAATTACTTTTTTGCTCAACTTTACCTCTTGCATTAGTTTGCGGTTCATGCTCATCACTATATAAAGTTGACAAAAAAACATATGTAATCGAAGTAAATAATCAAAATGAAACTTTTAACAATTTGTCAAAAGTTTCAGGCGTTTACGAATCAAGGAAAACACTTCATGACACTTTAACCGGAAACTATTTATTAAGATATAAGTATAAAAACGAAACAAAATATGACTACTTAAATAACTATTTCTATAAAAATGGAGTTAGTGCAAAATTCTTTAAATTTGGCATTATTGATGAAATCCATCTAGTAGATGAACAAAATTCAACTCATATTTTTAACACTGATGAAGATTCTCAAATAAATAATGTAAGCGATTTTATTCACCCTGACATTAATAGAGGTTATAAAAACCCGATTTATCAAATTCAAACAAATAACCATAATTCAATAAATTCTTCATTTTTTAACCAAAAACTTGCAAGCAGTAAACTAATTAGTTTTAAGGTTAAAAACAATATTTACTGATATGACAAAGATAAAAAAACTAATATTTTAATTAATGCGAAAGATATTGAAAAATCAATTGAAAAAGCAAATTTATCTTCTCAACAAACAAATGAATTAAAGGCATTTGGAATTGAAAAAATGGATTTTAAAACACATGAAAATAATTCATATTTTGAAATCAAATTAAATGGTAATTTTAAAGCTGAATTATTTTTAGATTTAATTATTAACAATAAGATTTTTTCTGCTTATAGTGATAAATTCAACTATTCTGAATATTATTTAGTTAAAAATGACCTTAAACACACATTATATAAATCTCTTAATAATGCTAATGATATTCAAAGTGTTTTAATTAAATATAATGCTGCCGGCAAAGTTGATAAGCCAACGCATGCAAAACATTTATTAAATGAATATCATCAAGGACTTGTTTCTAGCAATCTATTAGATGATTTTAGTGATGTTCAGCAAAAACAATTGATTCGAGATTTCAACTCAAACAAAGGCATAAAATTATCTATTGTACAGAACTTTTCAAATAATATAGTCAATACAATTATGTTCAAAGATTTTATTGATGAACCTAATAAGAATAATATTTTTGAAATAATGATGTATGGTAAAAATAAAGATAAAAATAGCCAAATAAGTCAATTTTATTCGCAAAATAATATTGATTTTAGAAACAATATAACACAAATAATAAACAAATATACATTGAATTTTATTGCCAATAAAACTAATTATTATGATAATTTTATATCTCCAAACGCGATAATATCAAATGCCCAAAACACAAATTATCTTAAAGTTATTGATGCAAATGATCATGTGAGCAAAGGTCAAATAAATTTAGCGAAAAATATTGAATTTTATCCACAAGATCTAAAGAAAAATTATTACAATGCTGAATCATTTTTAAATGTAGATAAACAACTAAAATCAATGCATTTTGAATCAATCAGTAAAAAATTAGCCAAAATAATTGATGATTTTTACAAGGAAAACCCTAATATAAAGAATAAAAAAATTAATTTTATATTACCGCTAAAACTCGAATCTTTAGATACAAGAATTATTGAAAAATTAAACAAAATTTTCAATGAAATTAACCAAAATTTACAAGTTAATATTGTTGATATTGATAGTGAAATTGCTAAAAAATATTACAACTTTTCAAACCACTCTACAAATAACACAATTGAATATATTAATAAATTATTATTAACAAGTAATAACAATCTAATTAATGCTTTAACTAATTCTGATGTTTCGAAGTATAAAATACTGAACAAAACAAAACAACTATTAATTAAATTTATTGACGAAAATAAAATTACAGTAAACATAAATGACAAACATTTTTTGGAAAAAATGGGTGAATTTTCAATAAAATTACACAATGAATTTTCATACTTTGAAATAATAAAATTAATCAACGAAATAAAACTTTTATACTCATTACCTTATAATTTAAGCTCAAATATTGATTTAGATAGCTTTAAATATGAATTAATTCAACCATGAATAATTAAACCAACAAGAGAAGATAACTTAACATATTTTGAAGACATAAAAATGGAGGGCAAAAATGAATAAATTTTGACTTGGCTCAATTTTATTGACTAGTCCTTGCTTTTTAGCTGCTTCTTGCGTTAAAAATCAATTTGAAATAAATTCCAAAATTACACACAAATTAACAGCTAATAAAAATATTTTTAATGTTTTTTCAAAAGAGCAATTGAGATTTATAAATGAAAATTATCGACCAATTTTTGTTGATAAATCTAACCCAAAATCTAAAATAGATATTGAGTTTTTAGAGAATAATATAAAAATTAAAAATAGCAAAAACACTGTTTTGGCATCAAAAATTATTGATAAATTTAATTTTTTACCTAGATTAGGAATTCATAAACACCCGAGCCAAAATTATTTTATTGTAAATAATAAACCCTCAACGATTGATAATTATGAATTTTTATTTGAGAAAAATGATTTTGATTTTCAAAATGTAAATGGTGGAGAATATATTAACCTAAATAGTATTTTTTCAAGGTTGTTTAGTAGTGAATTAAATGATAGTTTTAATATTTTGAATCCAAATTTTATACCCCCTAAATGGTTGAGGGCAAAAACAATATCAAAAAATATTGAACAAATAAAACATTGAGAAAACTACATTAAATTAGAATTACTAAGATATGATTTTGGACAATTGCCTCAAATAGATAAGGTTAAAATTTTTCCCATTAAACACATAGAATCAATTGAAAATGGCAAATTTAAAAGTGCAATAATTATAAAAATTGACTTACAAGATAAAGACGGTAAAAGCTTAATATCGGAAAAATATCGCAACCAACATTATCTAGTAGGTAAAAACCAAAATCAATACTTGATTAAAACTGAATTAGACAATATCGCAAAATATAATTCATCCTTATTTAAAAATTACAATTCCGTTATCGACTTCAATAACACATTAAACACTGATGATGATGAATTGTTATTTAATGAGTATGCAAATGTCTATTTTGGTGACCAAACAATTTTAATGTACAAAAATAAATTAGCAATTAATGCCGACCAATATGAAGCATATGTTAATCCAACATACCCATATGAAAAACTGACAGCAAGGGCATTTTTGTGATTTTTAAATAATGATCAAAAATATTTTGAATTGGTAGTACCGGAACATAGAAAAAATATTGATTTAGAATACAAAATAATAAACAAAAAAATAAATAAAAAATACTTAAACGATACTCTTTCATTGATTGAGTTTGATATCGAAGTAACAAAAAGAGATTTATCAAAAAACGTTTATAAATGATATTCAATCGACATTAACTCACACTATCACACATTTTCTAAATATAAAATAACACCCGATCTTAACTGATTTGACCAGGAAACTTATGGTTGAATTTCAGGCGTAAAATATAATGAAAAAACCTTACCAAATAAAGTTATAGGTGCTAATGAATTTTATGAAAAAATTTTACTAAAACTATTGTCTTTACAATTGTATAAGATAAATTCGAACCTATCAATATTCGACAATAAAATAATGGCAAACTATGAAGCTCATTTGGCGCTTAATAACACAAAATTACACGAACAATTAAAAACAAAACTCGGAATTGACATATTCAAATATTTAGTAGCAGATGAAAAGGATAAAACAAATCTGCTTTATGACATTGAGATAAAATATCTTGGTGTTGGTGAAGAGCCCGGAGTTTTAAATATCCAGGTGGATTTTCTTGATAAAAACAAAAAATCACTTCTTAGTGATGTAAATCGCAAAAAAATAATAAAATGATATGGTTTCAAAGGCACAGATTACACTAAAATTAATGAACAAATCAAAAAACAAAACATTCAAGAATTAACACTAAAATATTTATTAGAAAATAATTCAATCAAATTAAAAGACCAAAACAATGTAATAGATTATTTCTTGTGGGGAGGCGAAAATGAAAAAAATAATTAAATTACTTGCGTCAATTACGGCATTAAGCCCCACACTTATTGCTAGCTCGTGTTTTTTAGATGGTTCTTATAATGTTCATCAAGGAAATTGAGATTTTAATTCATTTGGCAATATTGAAAACTATAAAAATATTGACAAAAATTCAATTAAAATCAATTTTAAGAATAATTACAGTATTGATTTCCAAAATAATGTTATTGCGCCAAAAATCAAAAATATTAAAACTATCGAAGATTTAAAACAAATAATTAATGAACACTTTATAATTTCAATTACAGCACTAAGACCTCATTCAGGATGAGGTGATGGGTATGCTCAATTCAATCATATTCACATTGAAAACATTCCAAACGTGTTTTTAGACCATGAAAAAGTTCTTCACTTCCAAATGCATATTGATAGTATTGAAAATTTCAAATTTGAAAACAATATTATGAGCCTAAAAGCAAAATTTGCAAGCAAAAACTTTGATAAAAACAACAAAAACCAGCCTTTATATTATTTTGAGCATGAGTTTCAAATTAAGATAGGAGGCCAAAATGGATAATTATTTAAACAATTTTTACAATTGATTAACATCCCAACCCCACATTAATGATTTGGGTGCAAAAGCGATTTTAGCGCTAATTGTTTCAGTAATTTTATTATCAATACCTATTTTAATTGCAAGCATTGTTCCTTTTATAATCAAAAAACCAAAAAAAGAGTTTTCGATATATCTTTATTCATTCATAACTGGTATGTTTATTATTTTAGGTTCTTTTGGATATCTAAGAGAATCAATCGAAATAACAAGTATTGGTAGCGGACTTAAAGGCGAAAATATTCCGGCAAGCAATATTTATTTATATAACATTTTTGTTGTTGGAGGTGGCGCATTAATAGGAATTATCAGTGCTTTTGTAATCAAAATAATTATTTATAAAGTTATTCAAAAAAATTACAAGTTAAAAAACTCAATTTTTATTCATAATCACGAACACGGGCATCATCAAGGTGAAATTGCTCACACTCACGAGCATAAGGACCATATTTGAAATGCAAATGATTTAGCTGATGTTCATTCAAATTCTCCAAAATCAAAAAATAAATGAACAGCACTAGTGCTTTTGTTGGGGCACAGAATACCTGAGGGCTTATTAATTGGAATTAGTTTGCATAATTTGATAGCAAATCCAAATATTAATGCAATATCAGTAGCCTTCTTTGTTTCATTTTTATTACACACAATACCTGAAGAAATTGTATTTTATTACCGCCAAAGAGAAATGGGTATAAAACCAATTTTTGCATTGCTTAATTCAATAGGAGCACTTGCTCTTATTATCCCATTTATATTTATTGGCATCTATGGAGCAAAATTTATTGATTCAGTCGCTTGACTAAAAGCAATGATTTTAGCAATCGTAGGTAGCGTAATGCTCTTTACTGCTCTAATGGAATTTCTACCCGAGTTTTACCACAATAACATGGAAAAACGTAAATGGTTTACAACATTCATAATGTTATTTTTAGGAATTATATTCACAATTTTAATACTTTGTTTCCATCAACATGGCCAATCAATAGCAGTTTTTAAAAAATAGTTTATACTTTGTTTATAAAGGGTAATTATGGATAAAAATAACTATATAAAATACAAAAAATTTGTTTCTGTATACTATGTTTTGTTAGTGGTTAGTAGTGCAATAACAGTATTGTTTACGGCGTTGATTGTAAATAAGGTTGAATTTTTCCACTTTACACATGGTGCTCAAAATCTGCAAATTTACAACATAATTTACATTGTATTTATTTGCATTTTTGCTTTTCTGTCTTTATATGCAATCATTTTAATTATCGCAATCAATTCATTTATCTATAAATTAGAAAAAATCAAGACTCTTAAACACGAAGAATTTGAAGCAATGGAAAAACGAATTAAACAACACAGCATTGCGCTAGATATTATTAGTTTCAACAAACATCTTTCATATGATATTTACACCGCTTCAAAGGATTAATAAAATGAGCTTTTACGAGCTCATTTTATTATTCTCACAATTTTGCGTATTTTGCGCACAAATCTTGGCTTCTTTATTAATATCAATCAACAAGACAATTAAACCAATCAAAGCTAAAAGAGTTATTAAAATCCCTAACCCAATTAAAACTTTATGCACTGCTTTTATATTACTGGTTAATAAAATAATTATCAAGACTATAAGTGCCGTTTCTAGTGGGATAATAATTGCATAGATAATTCCAATACTCATCAAAATTTCTGATAAAAGAGAAGCCAATGATTGTTGTTGACCATTAGCAGCTGCTAAAATAAATTTTTGTAGTTCAATTCCTATAAAAATTATTCCAATAAAATTTAAAATAAATAGCATTGAAACGATTATCAACGACGCTGTAGCAATTTTTTTAATTAATTTATTCATATTAACATTTTATACTATTAGACATTGAAAATTATAAATTACGTGAATTAGCTCTTTATTTCTGTTTAAAACGAGCGTCTTTTTTTATAAAATCGTTTAATTCATCAACAACTTTTTGTTTATCTTCAATTGATTCTGATGAATCCATTTTTGCAACAAACTTTTCAATTGTTTTTTTAAGTTCGTTGTCGTTATTTTTTTCAATATATGAAGCAATTTTTGCTAATAATTCCTTAAATTTTTCAATAAGAACTTCTAATTTTTTGTCGTATTCAAGATATTTATCAATATTTTTGATAAAATTTTTTTTGATATTTCAAATATGCTGATTAATTTGATTTTCATCTAAATTTATAATCTCATTATTAATTTTAATAATCTTGTTGTATTCTTCTTTGTCGATTACTCTAAGGATATATTGTGCTTCTTTAAATATTTGTTCTCATTGATTTAATGCATATTTTTTGTCATCAAAAATTTCACGTTCTAAAATTCTTGATGCTTTATGTAATTCAGGAGTTGCGGGTAAATCAATTCCATTTTTAATTTTTTCGTCAAACAAAGGTTTGATGAAGTTAATCAATGAATTCTTAC contains:
- a CDS encoding MAG3240 family lipoprotein, with the translated sequence MNKFWLGSILLTSPCFLAASCVKNQFEINSKITHKLTANKNIFNVFSKEQLRFINENYRPIFVDKSNPKSKIDIEFLENNIKIKNSKNTVLASKIIDKFNFLPRLGIHKHPSQNYFIVNNKPSTIDNYEFLFEKNDFDFQNVNGGEYINLNSIFSRLFSSELNDSFNILNPNFIPPKWLRAKTISKNIEQIKHWENYIKLELLRYDFGQLPQIDKVKIFPIKHIESIENGKFKSAIIIKIDLQDKDGKSLISEKYRNQHYLVGKNQNQYLIKTELDNIAKYNSSLFKNYNSVIDFNNTLNTDDDELLFNEYANVYFGDQTILMYKNKLAINADQYEAYVNPTYPYEKLTARAFLWFLNNDQKYFELVVPEHRKNIDLEYKIINKKINKKYLNDTLSLIEFDIEVTKRDLSKNVYKWYSIDINSHYHTFSKYKITPDLNWFDQETYGWISGVKYNEKTLPNKVIGANEFYEKILLKLLSLQLYKINSNLSIFDNKIMANYEAHLALNNTKLHEQLKTKLGIDIFKYLVADEKDKTNLLYDIEIKYLGVGEEPGVLNIQVDFLDKNKKSLLSDVNRKKIIKWYGFKGTDYTKINEQIKKQNIQELTLKYLLENNSIKLKDQNNVIDYFLWGGENEKNN
- a CDS encoding ABC transporter permease subunit: MDKKLFKIASKKQPLAQLTQIKSSAKRYWQRVFTNKWMIVAIVILVLLFVLLIVSKLFYSQSYNQSINDAYSINYELPSSLVPFKSITLPEGEELNVFTELKQKYPNYIEISKINNQNYDSNSYLVLFNAYGILNDNSLHLLGTNSSGIDIYARLIKVLFDSFIICFFSILFALLFSMIFAPISAIYLQKDLSKSIEKWISIFALLPYLLFALIINLTMKFSILNFIISYSILSSLFMYINAYQISCEILKNEYINVDKSLGFSKWNIFTKDLMKPVFFSQLIFAIEQISLMFISYSALAIFNIDNTNISLGLILNESLQLFDKNPSYLLTIFVYISATIYALKTISYSLSAAYTNIRGQNV
- the topA gene encoding type I DNA topoisomerase, which codes for MNKLVIVESPNKVATIQKYLGSEYQVLASVGHIAKLSTKNASPSIKMGIDFENWEPIYLLDSTKKSIIKKLRDAAKNADQVLIATDPDREGEAIGDHLVKFLKCENKYVRIKYNEITKDSILKAISNPTKLDIDLINAQKARRMLDRIIGFKLSGLIKQKLSNSPTKPSAGRVQSIALKLVVDREKLIEKFVPVFYHKAFANFGNNFEATYHNDANESGQKDWIFPHEKADIEKIIFNENKHFILESVKETKKTLSALTPLKQAVLYKKSPFSASSTQMAAQNLYEGYGDGGLISYPRTDSTRLSQYFIDNARKYIAQKYGQEYVSSEIKGFSGDQDAHEAIRPTDVSLTPDMAKNKYNLNNYDYQVYKIIYEHTLQCLINSPIRLSKLYIFNKDSLKFRYSTSKILFDGYYVVKGEKEEVADLNYKIGELVKVNHFKITDHQTNPPSRYSEGSLIEALDNIKVGRPSTFASTVKIILERCYVENLNSSLHPTEFGRLVLEKLITSFPDIIEEGYTAKVEEELDLISQGSVSLQPVMSDFWNKFNKVYLEAQATMELTQIQKEFLDEPCEKDGAKMIVRYNKKSGLKFAGCENFPKCRNTKSI
- a CDS encoding ZIP family metal transporter, which translates into the protein MDNYLNNFYNWLTSQPHINDLGAKAILALIVSVILLSIPILIASIVPFIIKKPKKEFSIYLYSFITGMFIILGSFGYLRESIEITSIGSGLKGENIPASNIYLYNIFVVGGGALIGIISAFVIKIIIYKVIQKNYKLKNSIFIHNHEHGHHQGEIAHTHEHKDHIWNANDLADVHSNSPKSKNKWTALVLLLGHRIPEGLLIGISLHNLIANPNINAISVAFFVSFLLHTIPEEIVFYYRQREMGIKPIFALLNSIGALALIIPFIFIGIYGAKFIDSVAWLKAMILAIVGSVMLFTALMEFLPEFYHNNMEKRKWFTTFIMLFLGIIFTILILCFHQHGQSIAVFKK
- a CDS encoding ABC transporter permease subunit; translated protein: MKFFNYIEYLLKNILINFCLILISIFLIHFALGFNLVQNFRIEYSFEYIGKILIFNYGNVKLNSQISVSAIFNPYFYTTFAILLTVLILSLVIGFVIAYNLAKSNNKVFKTLNATLTFLSALPIFIIAPLLVIINKFLFLPSVYIDTFYGNLFNTILSLLTPILMLCLLVLPLIISINYPIIYDIVKSEYYLWAKANGLSYKKIFWTILIRNWLSKFIEKIVLIYSYLLTLILVIERFFYIPGQSFIFQYLKQEKYFNLLMYSILLNIVSIITIKSASELVIFIFDINKKQRNIYLRRSKWIKNYSK
- a CDS encoding OppA family ABC transporter substrate-binding lipoprotein gives rise to the protein MFKKLLFCSTLPLALVCGSCSSLYKVDKKTYVIEVNNQNETFNNLSKVSGVYESRKTLHDTLTGNYLLRYKYKNETKYDYLNNYFYKNGVSAKFFKFGIIDEIHLVDEQNSTHIFNTDEDSQINNVSDFIHPDINRGYKNPIYQIQTNNHNSINSSFFNQKLASSKLISFKVKNNIYWYDKDKKTNILINAKDIEKSIEKANLSSQQTNELKAFGIEKMDFKTHENNSYFEIKLNGNFKAELFLDLIINNKIFSAYSDKFNYSEYYLVKNDLKHTLYKSLNNANDIQSVLIKYNAAGKVDKPTHAKHLLNEYHQGLVSSNLLDDFSDVQQKQLIRDFNSNKGIKLSIVQNFSNNIVNTIMFKDFIDEPNKNNIFEIMMYGKNKDKNSQISQFYSQNNIDFRNNITQIINKYTLNFIANKTNYYDNFISPNAIISNAQNTNYLKVIDANDHVSKGQINLAKNIEFYPQDLKKNYYNAESFLNVDKQLKSMHFESISKKLAKIIDDFYKENPNIKNKKINFILPLKLESLDTRIIEKLNKIFNEINQNLQVNIVDIDSEIAKKYYNFSNHSTNNTIEYINKLLLTSNNNLINALTNSDVSKYKILNKTKQLLIKFIDENKITVNINDKHFLEKMGEFSIKLHNEFSYFEIIKLINEIKLLYSLPYNLSSNIDLDSFKYELIQPWIIKPTREDNLTYFEDIKMEGKNE
- a CDS encoding single-stranded DNA-binding protein encodes the protein MNKVLLVGRIASDIRSFTTPSGVNYCRATIAVNRRVSSTEPITDFIPLVAWRNNSDFMARYLSKGALVSIEGLFTTGSYKNASGEVIRTYEVTVDNVSALESKQQREQRSSFANSERKFTDETHKFAGSQSPAQSDFEDNNQNNVKHNFVFESLDDDLN
- the rpsF gene encoding 30S ribosomal protein S6 — encoded protein: MNKYEIMMILDPKANPEIGFELVESVFGKENITKAEKLENTTLAYPIKHSTQGIYLLIQLNGEASLVAEFVRRSNISKEIWRQLVINLDTEKGYGKERKNRSKKQFVQNDKPKRKAE